Within Saccharomonospora cyanea NA-134, the genomic segment TCAGTCGGGCAGCGTGAACGACGACAGCGCGCTGCTCACCCCCCGGGCGAGCAACCGGCGGTGCGCCCATCCCGGGAGGCGAGGCAGCAGCCGCAGGGCCGCGGTGTTGGCCGCCCGGTGGGCTCGCGACGACGGGATGCCGTCCCGCATCGCCCGCGGCGCCGCGTCGCGGCACGTGCGCACGTAGTCGCGAACCCGGGACTCGTAGGCGGCGAGCGCGGCCACGTGGTCGCCACGCGCCTCGGCGAGGGCGTGCGCCAGCACGTAGGCCGACACGACGGCCAGTGTCGTCCCGCCTCCCACCGCCGGTCCGGGCGCGAACCCCGCGTCTCCCACGAGCGTGACGCGGCCTCGTGACCACGAGCCCAGCCGCACCTGGCTGATGGAGTCGAAGTAGAAGTCGTCGGCGTGCTCCATCGCGTCGAGCAGCGCGGGGACCTCCCATCCCTCACCGGCGTAGGTGTCCCGGACGAACTGTCGCTGCGCGGCGACGTCCCGGTGGTCGCGCGGCCCCGGCCCGGTCCTACGGAACACCAGCACCGCCCGCGCCCGCCCCGTCTGTTTCACCGGATACACCGCCGCGATGCGGTTCACCCCGTTGTAGAGGACGGTGCGACCCGCAAGAGCGAGGTGGCTCGGCACGGAGAACACGGCCAGGTAACCCCCGAGATGGTGCAGCGTCCTGCCCTCCTCCCCGAAGGTCAGCCGCCGCACCGCCGAGTGCAACCCGTCGGCACCCACCACGAGATCGAACCGCCGGGTGCTCCCACTCTCGAAGGTGACCTCCACTCCGTCGACGTCCTCGTGCAGGGAGCGGACCGAGTCCCCGAAGC encodes:
- a CDS encoding FAD-dependent monooxygenase; this encodes MRILISGAGVAGPVLAYWSNRRGLSPVVVERTSAPRVGLGGHAVDLFAPAVEVTARMGLDRALREARTELDTMALVRPGKPMVEIAFDALAPAFADDRHVEIMRGELTTMLHAATRDDVEYRFGDSVRSLHEDVDGVEVTFESGSTRRFDLVVGADGLHSAVRRLTFGEEGRTLHHLGGYLAVFSVPSHLALAGRTVLYNGVNRIAAVYPVKQTGRARAVLVFRRTGPGPRDHRDVAAQRQFVRDTYAGEGWEVPALLDAMEHADDFYFDSISQVRLGSWSRGRVTLVGDAGFAPGPAVGGGTTLAVVSAYVLAHALAEARGDHVAALAAYESRVRDYVRTCRDAAPRAMRDGIPSSRAHRAANTAALRLLPRLPGWAHRRLLARGVSSALSSFTLPD